A genomic stretch from Edaphobacter aggregans includes:
- a CDS encoding YncE family protein — MSDAKKPRFMFSAKAVESAMTDDFLPIENGGFLITQMGSATGMAPGRVAEFDGSMHFVADHFGTVSLFEEWPSTPPLDGFNPHGISARPELNLMMTSDFLLPSSTLMPSMAPVLRGSVRIWNYKERKITRTVDLFSPDGTPAQGTMDVKMLPKDRHGYGYTSGMFDGHIYLVDPESNRGSVVFDLATVKPHVDTPVPGGMGQIMATPKSGDRLIVGTFMAGQVVMLDTTDRFNLKQVSVVSFGANAGPHNIVLNEDDSRLVVTDYFLNEDEEGIIHFEGDHKVHVLKVAHDTLTEDKRFQLDFNTAFKTGPARPHGIAMK; from the coding sequence GTGAGCGATGCGAAAAAACCGAGATTCATGTTTTCTGCTAAAGCTGTCGAATCCGCTATGACGGACGACTTTCTGCCGATTGAAAATGGCGGCTTTCTGATTACACAAATGGGTTCGGCTACTGGCATGGCACCCGGTCGCGTCGCAGAATTCGATGGCAGCATGCATTTCGTTGCGGACCACTTCGGTACGGTGTCGTTGTTTGAGGAGTGGCCCAGCACGCCGCCGTTAGACGGGTTCAACCCTCATGGTATTTCCGCGCGTCCAGAGTTGAATCTTATGATGACTTCGGACTTCCTGCTGCCGAGCAGCACGCTGATGCCTTCGATGGCGCCAGTGTTGCGGGGCTCGGTGCGCATCTGGAACTACAAAGAACGCAAGATCACCAGAACGGTTGACTTGTTTTCGCCAGACGGAACGCCTGCACAGGGAACGATGGACGTGAAGATGCTCCCTAAGGACCGGCATGGTTACGGGTACACATCGGGCATGTTTGACGGCCACATTTATCTGGTCGATCCGGAAAGCAACAGGGGGAGTGTGGTGTTTGATCTCGCGACGGTGAAGCCCCACGTAGATACGCCGGTGCCTGGGGGAATGGGGCAGATCATGGCAACACCAAAATCTGGAGATCGGCTGATCGTAGGAACATTCATGGCCGGGCAAGTGGTCATGTTGGACACCACCGACCGGTTCAATCTGAAGCAGGTATCCGTTGTCAGCTTCGGCGCGAATGCGGGACCGCACAACATTGTGCTGAACGAAGATGATAGTCGCCTTGTGGTAACAGACTATTTCCTCAATGAAGATGAGGAGGGAATTATCCATTTCGAAGGCGACCATAAAGTCCACGTTCTCAAGGTCGCGCACGACACACTCACCGAGGACAAGCGGTTTCAGCTTGACTTCAATACGGCCTTCAAAACTGGGCCAGCTCGCCCTCACGGCATCGCTATGAAATAG
- a CDS encoding response regulator — protein MLQIGLGSMNLGNSFVPNLTVDLSHDAEATEVRAARPRVLIVDDEKLIADTCAEILEDAGFHTMTAYDGFAAMDMVAEFQPDYLLTDVLMPRMNGVELAIYVNKMLPKAKILLFSGQAGISDILLQGHKQGYEFELLAKPLHPVKLIERLQKQQR, from the coding sequence ATGTTGCAAATCGGATTGGGCTCCATGAACTTAGGCAATAGTTTTGTGCCGAATCTGACAGTGGATCTTTCCCACGACGCCGAAGCAACAGAAGTCCGGGCAGCCAGACCACGGGTTCTTATCGTCGACGATGAGAAATTGATCGCGGACACTTGCGCCGAAATTCTTGAAGACGCAGGTTTCCATACCATGACGGCATACGATGGGTTTGCCGCAATGGACATGGTTGCAGAGTTTCAGCCTGACTATCTTCTTACCGATGTATTAATGCCCCGAATGAATGGTGTCGAGCTCGCCATCTACGTCAACAAAATGTTACCCAAAGCAAAAATCCTACTCTTCTCCGGACAAGCCGGGATCTCAGACATTTTGCTTCAGGGGCACAAACAGGGATATGAGTTCGAGCTGCTTGCCAAGCCGCTCCATCCAGTCAAATTGATCGAACGCCTCCAGAAGCAACAGCGCTAA
- a CDS encoding PAS domain-containing sensor histidine kinase: MDPRTDNSKQEVIDESPTLEDSSKYLLASIIESSNDAIISKNLQGVVTSWNAAAQRIFGYTADEMIGQPILRLIPEELHSQEFEILAKVRAGERIKHYETVRVRKGGEKFPVSVTISPVKDGTGKVIGASKIAQDISDQMRFDDSRVRLAAIVDCADDAIISKDLNGIIKTWNQGACRMFGYTSEEMVGQPLLRLIPEELHYEEDEILRKLRAGERIDHYETTRCRKNGEFVEVSVTISPIRNDEGRVIGASKIARDISDRKRMEKLLIQSEKLAATGRMAAAIAHEVNNPLESLMNLIYLARQNCSASPKAQDYLLTAEDELERVSHIARQTLGYYRDIGSPTDLYLHDLIENVLTVYRSKLLASGISVESSFNDLRKISVSRGEMIQVFSNLIANGIDAMKEGGKLCISLRKINVAQGEGIQTIIRDDGVGISHENLQRIFEPFFTTKGNLGTGIGLWVTKQLVETRGGQIAVSSSTEPGKSGTSVTIYIPFATPKDRN; the protein is encoded by the coding sequence TTGGACCCAAGAACAGACAACTCAAAGCAAGAGGTGATCGACGAGTCCCCAACCCTCGAAGACAGTTCAAAGTATCTCCTTGCTTCCATCATCGAATCTTCCAACGACGCCATCATCAGCAAGAATCTGCAAGGAGTCGTTACCAGCTGGAATGCCGCGGCCCAACGAATCTTCGGCTATACCGCCGACGAAATGATAGGACAGCCCATCCTGCGGCTCATCCCAGAGGAACTGCATTCCCAAGAATTTGAAATCCTTGCGAAGGTCCGTGCTGGCGAACGAATCAAACACTATGAGACCGTAAGGGTCCGGAAAGGCGGCGAGAAATTTCCGGTTTCCGTCACCATTTCGCCGGTGAAAGACGGCACAGGCAAGGTTATCGGAGCCTCCAAGATCGCCCAGGATATCAGCGACCAGATGCGATTCGATGATAGCCGCGTTCGCCTTGCCGCCATCGTTGATTGCGCTGACGATGCCATCATTAGCAAAGACCTGAACGGAATTATTAAGACTTGGAATCAGGGTGCGTGCCGCATGTTCGGCTACACATCCGAGGAGATGGTCGGCCAGCCCCTGCTGCGTCTAATTCCTGAAGAACTGCACTACGAAGAAGATGAAATTCTCAGAAAGCTCCGCGCCGGCGAACGGATCGATCACTACGAAACCACGCGATGTCGTAAGAACGGAGAATTCGTGGAAGTCTCGGTAACCATCTCGCCTATTCGGAACGATGAAGGCCGCGTGATCGGAGCATCCAAGATTGCGCGCGATATCTCTGACCGCAAGCGCATGGAAAAATTGCTGATTCAATCCGAAAAACTCGCCGCAACCGGACGCATGGCGGCCGCGATTGCTCATGAGGTTAACAATCCTCTCGAGTCCCTGATGAATCTGATCTATCTCGCGCGTCAGAACTGCTCGGCGAGCCCAAAGGCGCAGGATTATCTGCTCACCGCCGAAGATGAACTCGAACGCGTCTCGCACATCGCCCGCCAGACCCTGGGCTATTACCGCGACATCGGCTCTCCCACGGACCTCTATCTGCATGACCTGATCGAAAACGTTCTCACGGTATATCGGTCGAAACTTCTTGCCAGCGGCATCTCGGTCGAATCAAGCTTCAACGATCTACGAAAAATTTCCGTTAGCAGGGGGGAGATGATTCAAGTTTTTTCCAACCTCATCGCCAATGGCATCGATGCGATGAAGGAAGGCGGAAAATTGTGCATCTCTCTCCGCAAAATAAACGTCGCGCAGGGAGAGGGCATTCAGACGATCATTCGTGACGACGGCGTCGGCATCAGTCATGAAAACCTCCAAAGAATCTTTGAACCCTTCTTTACGACAAAAGGAAATCTCGGCACTGGCATAGGTCTATGGGTTACGAAACAGCTGGTAGAGACCCGCGGCGGCCAGATTGCAGTCTCCAGTAGCACTGAGCCCGGAAAGAGCGGTACAAGTGTTACGATTTACATTCCGTTCGCGACTCCGAAAGACCGGAACTGA
- a CDS encoding DUF5995 family protein, with the protein MGVSAADQGLYGIVSGAAPATIADVLATMQRIDQTLPDNDGLKWFNRLYMMVTQEVDTKPPAGGWKDAVWLDRLDVVFAQFYFKAIAAYVSGSDDAPNAWDALMESRYQPGIDRIQFALAGMNAHINHDLALALLETDSQMNVVPSYGSPQHVDYEAVNELLHAVMPAELKMLATDVLGQLAQDTGKIGRLLAFWNVCKARDLAWGFADHLRGLQGPARLVGLSAQDQVTGVLGRAILVCA; encoded by the coding sequence ATGGGCGTGTCGGCTGCTGATCAGGGTTTGTATGGGATTGTGAGTGGGGCGGCTCCGGCGACGATTGCGGATGTGCTGGCTACGATGCAGCGGATCGATCAGACTCTGCCGGACAACGATGGGTTGAAGTGGTTCAACCGGCTTTACATGATGGTGACGCAGGAGGTGGATACGAAGCCTCCGGCGGGCGGGTGGAAGGATGCGGTTTGGCTGGATCGGCTGGATGTGGTGTTTGCCCAGTTCTACTTCAAGGCGATTGCGGCGTATGTGAGTGGGTCGGACGATGCTCCGAATGCCTGGGACGCTTTGATGGAGTCGCGGTACCAGCCGGGGATCGATCGGATACAGTTTGCGCTGGCGGGGATGAATGCGCATATCAACCATGACCTTGCGCTGGCGCTGCTGGAGACTGACTCGCAGATGAATGTGGTTCCGAGCTACGGCAGTCCTCAGCATGTGGACTATGAGGCGGTGAACGAGTTGCTGCATGCGGTGATGCCGGCTGAGCTGAAGATGCTGGCTACGGATGTTCTGGGACAACTGGCGCAGGACACGGGGAAGATCGGGCGGCTGCTGGCGTTCTGGAATGTGTGCAAGGCGCGTGATTTGGCGTGGGGGTTCGCAGACCATCTGCGCGGTTTGCAGGGGCCGGCGCGACTGGTCGGGTTGAGTGCTCAGGATCAGGTGACAGGGGTTTTGGGGCGGGCGATTCTGGTTTGTGCTTGA
- a CDS encoding TonB-dependent receptor, with the protein MKSFSRHIYLYLLVLALAITQFLSAQTFRGGIAGTVQDSTNAVVANAKIVLLGTDTGYTRETVSTSAGAYSFQDLPLGNYSVTITAPGFASKKIDGIAVRPGQVYALDISVSVATSNEQVEVNAAAIALDTVSSTNNAVVSDKAVANIPLNGRDFTQLIKITPGFNGQGSLNGARTNQNNWQIDGADNNDLFHNSEGANQGGVSGIAGVTLPIDAIDQFSVQSQANAEVGRNAGGLINMVIKSGTNHIHGSAYYFLRNEFFASKSPILPTATRKPEIRNNQFGGSLGGPILHDKLFLFVNYERQKYVIGAQSAATEPTAAWVTQATALLTEHNIPVSPTSLNVLSLWPQGNKPSGGATLNNFFDTRPQDGYSDNVVGKLDWNLTSRQTLSVRSFIGTGRQLGNAGVNIWEYYQVAPNHVHNYAITHNWAKTDHLSNQLLAAVNYFGQTFNDNVHNQDIPALGLNTGVTNPSLFGAPTITITSFDQVGVTPPLGRQDYTGMLNDTATLVSGKHQFRLGGEFRRNYMNLLYQRNVRGSFNYDGTAYTALHPTNNYATEADGTTRALADYLAGYSTSGTIVYGTLQRDLWLNQWSIFGQDQYQLLSNLTLNYGLRWDYSGPVYSTNGTLSNFDPNSSTGFAIVGQNIDTIYPRSYTNVAPRFGFAYQAASKLAVRGTYGIYYDLPNLNGFFDNRPGNGASVGVQANNTGPNPVFTVSKSSAYQILPNINPFPTTGAATTFGVSTVDPGFRNAYVHNFNLNTQYQLGRNSIFQVSYVGALGRRLFNLIDINQAAPNSTGSTQQSTRPYFSKFPSFAAINQYESKAGSNFHSLQGMIRTSSFHGLTAQAAYTYGHSLDNVSGTRGFAPQNSLNLGGEYGNADFDTRHTFNAYAVYEVPKFTDRWKPLTSGWQGNVFTTFYTGKPINIKTSTNNSGVGEFQDRAVRIANPYTTSHTLVRSSATAGAYVQWFAPTAYALPAKGTFSGMHRNDGRGPGFGTVDASLVKNTQLHENVNLQLRAEMFNIFNRLNLANPSGSFTSTSLGRSTDTIGDSIGAPGIGSGEPFNVQFAAKIIF; encoded by the coding sequence ATGAAGTCATTTTCAAGGCACATCTATCTCTATCTATTGGTGCTTGCGTTAGCGATAACGCAGTTCCTATCGGCACAGACCTTTCGCGGCGGTATCGCGGGAACGGTCCAGGACAGCACGAATGCGGTGGTGGCAAATGCAAAGATCGTATTGCTTGGCACCGACACGGGATACACACGTGAGACAGTCTCGACGAGCGCGGGGGCTTATAGTTTCCAGGATCTGCCTCTAGGCAACTACAGCGTGACGATTACTGCACCCGGTTTTGCGTCGAAGAAGATCGACGGGATTGCAGTGCGTCCGGGACAGGTTTATGCGCTGGACATCTCTGTCTCCGTTGCAACGAGCAATGAGCAAGTAGAGGTGAATGCGGCGGCGATCGCGCTGGATACGGTGTCGTCGACGAACAACGCAGTGGTGAGCGACAAGGCGGTTGCGAACATTCCTTTGAACGGCCGCGATTTTACGCAGTTGATTAAGATCACGCCGGGCTTTAATGGCCAGGGCTCACTGAACGGTGCGAGAACGAACCAGAATAACTGGCAGATTGACGGCGCCGACAACAACGACCTCTTCCATAACTCAGAGGGTGCGAACCAGGGCGGCGTTTCGGGTATTGCAGGCGTCACACTTCCGATCGACGCGATCGATCAGTTCTCGGTGCAGTCGCAGGCAAATGCTGAGGTCGGCCGCAATGCGGGTGGCTTGATCAACATGGTCATCAAGAGCGGAACGAACCATATCCACGGCTCCGCCTACTACTTCCTGCGCAACGAGTTTTTCGCCAGCAAGAGTCCGATATTGCCCACAGCCACGCGGAAGCCAGAGATTCGCAATAATCAGTTTGGCGGATCGCTGGGCGGTCCTATCCTGCACGACAAGCTCTTCCTATTCGTAAACTACGAGCGGCAGAAGTACGTTATTGGCGCTCAGTCCGCGGCGACCGAGCCGACGGCAGCGTGGGTCACGCAGGCCACGGCGCTTTTGACGGAGCACAACATTCCGGTGAGCCCGACTTCTCTGAACGTGCTTAGTCTGTGGCCGCAGGGCAACAAACCCTCGGGTGGAGCGACGTTGAATAACTTCTTCGATACGCGCCCACAGGACGGATACAGCGACAACGTTGTCGGCAAGCTTGACTGGAATCTGACTTCGCGCCAGACGCTTTCGGTGCGGTCCTTTATCGGAACGGGGCGTCAGCTTGGTAATGCTGGAGTCAATATCTGGGAGTACTACCAGGTCGCTCCCAACCACGTTCACAACTATGCGATCACGCACAACTGGGCTAAGACGGATCACCTGTCGAATCAGCTGCTAGCAGCCGTGAACTACTTTGGCCAGACGTTCAATGACAATGTTCACAACCAGGACATTCCTGCGCTGGGGTTGAATACCGGTGTGACGAATCCTTCGCTCTTTGGCGCTCCGACGATCACGATTACGAGCTTCGATCAGGTTGGTGTGACGCCTCCACTTGGACGGCAGGACTACACCGGCATGCTCAACGATACGGCGACGCTGGTTAGCGGCAAACATCAGTTCCGGCTTGGCGGTGAGTTCCGCCGTAACTACATGAACCTGCTGTACCAGCGCAATGTTCGTGGATCGTTCAACTATGACGGTACCGCGTATACGGCGCTTCACCCAACGAACAACTACGCTACTGAGGCAGATGGCACGACCCGTGCGCTGGCAGACTACCTTGCCGGCTATTCCACGTCCGGTACGATCGTCTACGGTACGTTGCAGCGCGATCTCTGGCTGAACCAGTGGAGCATTTTTGGTCAGGATCAGTATCAGCTGTTATCAAATCTGACGCTCAACTACGGTCTGCGTTGGGACTATTCGGGCCCGGTCTATTCGACGAACGGAACACTGTCGAACTTTGATCCGAACTCTTCTACAGGCTTCGCGATTGTGGGTCAGAATATCGACACGATCTACCCGCGCAGCTATACCAACGTTGCTCCGCGGTTTGGGTTCGCGTACCAGGCGGCGAGCAAGTTGGCCGTGCGTGGAACGTATGGCATCTACTACGATCTGCCGAACCTGAATGGTTTCTTTGATAACCGTCCAGGCAATGGAGCTTCGGTTGGTGTTCAGGCAAACAACACAGGGCCGAACCCGGTCTTCACGGTCTCTAAGTCTTCGGCGTACCAGATCCTGCCTAACATCAATCCGTTTCCCACCACGGGTGCGGCGACTACCTTCGGCGTATCTACAGTCGATCCGGGCTTCAGGAATGCGTATGTTCATAACTTCAATTTGAATACGCAGTATCAGCTGGGTCGCAACTCGATCTTTCAGGTTAGCTATGTCGGAGCCCTCGGGCGGCGTCTGTTCAACCTGATCGATATCAACCAGGCAGCACCGAACAGCACAGGGTCCACACAGCAGAGCACGCGGCCCTATTTCTCGAAGTTTCCTTCGTTTGCTGCGATCAACCAGTATGAGTCGAAGGCTGGATCGAACTTCCATTCGCTTCAGGGCATGATTCGTACGAGCAGCTTCCATGGGCTGACCGCGCAGGCTGCGTATACCTATGGTCACAGTCTGGATAACGTCTCCGGTACGCGTGGATTTGCTCCGCAGAATTCGCTCAATCTGGGCGGGGAGTATGGAAACGCGGACTTTGACACTCGGCACACCTTCAACGCGTATGCGGTGTATGAAGTGCCGAAGTTCACCGACCGCTGGAAGCCTCTTACCAGCGGCTGGCAGGGGAACGTGTTCACGACGTTCTATACGGGCAAGCCGATCAACATCAAGACCAGCACCAACAACAGCGGTGTAGGTGAGTTCCAGGATCGTGCTGTGCGGATCGCAAATCCGTACACGACTTCGCACACTCTGGTTCGCAGCTCTGCAACTGCCGGAGCGTATGTGCAGTGGTTCGCACCTACTGCGTATGCTTTGCCTGCTAAGGGAACCTTCAGTGGCATGCATCGCAACGATGGCCGTGGCCCGGGCTTCGGAACGGTGGATGCTTCCCTGGTAAAGAACACACAACTGCATGAGAATGTGAACCTTCAACTTCGTGCGGAGATGTTCAACATCTTCAACCGTCTGAACCTTGCTAATCCGAGCGGTTCGTTTACGTCCACGTCGTTGGGTCGTTCGACCGACACGATTGGGGACAGTATCGGTGCTCCCGGTATTGGCTCGGGCGAACCGTTCAACGTACAGTTTGCAGCTAAGATTATTTTCTAA
- a CDS encoding M20/M25/M40 family metallo-hydrolase — protein MKRFAAFVTGAAMIATQPVFAQMGAPGERTPTMPAVAGPLAAKYKADADRIVQAAMADDEGYADLAYLTDHIGKRVSGSPQLNTAVEWGAELMKKAGLQNVQIQPVMVPHWVRGNESATITFKGEAGEITKPLHMLGLGMSVGTPKEGITAPVVFVHDFAELDALADSAVKGKIVVFNPGWHGYGVGSMYRTGGPSRAAAKGAAAVLVRSATGLAMQIPHTGTLRYDEKQPKVPSAAISVEDALLIERLAKEGPVTVHLQMDAHMEADVKAGNVIGEIVGSEHPEQVVVLGGHIDSWDVGQGAQDDGSGIMATFEAVSLLHKLGLKPKRTIRIVFWVNEENGGAGGRAYREWIGDKIGNQVAAIEMDGGAEKPLGIGYGGFGGPRRPAPPAPGAAVAPAAGRGAGFDVSSLSADEKQSFVYLQDIVSLLGSIGTDSVSPGGGGSDIGPITADGVPALSPHTVGDHYFDWHHTEADTLDKVDPDSFKKNTAMLSVVAYVLADMDGKLAGRKSTFRE, from the coding sequence ATGAAGCGTTTTGCTGCTTTTGTGACGGGGGCTGCGATGATTGCGACGCAGCCGGTGTTTGCGCAGATGGGGGCTCCGGGGGAGCGGACACCGACGATGCCTGCTGTGGCGGGACCATTGGCGGCGAAGTATAAGGCCGATGCGGACAGGATTGTGCAGGCGGCCATGGCGGACGATGAGGGGTATGCGGATCTCGCGTATCTGACGGATCACATTGGGAAGCGGGTGAGCGGGAGCCCGCAGTTGAATACGGCTGTGGAGTGGGGCGCGGAGTTGATGAAGAAGGCTGGCTTGCAGAATGTGCAGATTCAGCCGGTGATGGTTCCGCATTGGGTGCGAGGGAATGAGTCGGCGACGATTACGTTCAAGGGTGAGGCGGGCGAGATTACGAAGCCGCTGCATATGCTGGGGTTGGGCATGAGCGTGGGAACGCCGAAGGAGGGGATTACTGCTCCGGTGGTTTTCGTGCATGACTTTGCGGAGCTGGATGCTCTGGCCGATTCAGCGGTGAAGGGCAAGATTGTGGTGTTCAATCCTGGCTGGCATGGGTATGGAGTGGGGTCGATGTATCGGACGGGCGGGCCTTCGCGGGCTGCGGCGAAGGGTGCGGCTGCGGTGCTGGTGAGGTCGGCGACGGGGCTGGCCATGCAGATTCCACATACGGGCACGCTGCGGTATGACGAGAAGCAGCCTAAGGTTCCGTCGGCTGCGATTTCAGTGGAAGATGCGTTGCTGATTGAGCGGCTGGCGAAGGAAGGGCCGGTCACGGTGCATCTGCAGATGGATGCGCATATGGAGGCCGATGTGAAGGCGGGGAATGTCATCGGCGAGATTGTGGGGAGCGAGCATCCGGAGCAGGTTGTGGTTTTGGGCGGGCACATCGACTCGTGGGATGTGGGGCAAGGTGCGCAGGATGATGGTTCGGGCATCATGGCTACGTTTGAGGCGGTGTCGCTACTGCATAAGCTGGGGTTGAAGCCGAAGCGGACGATCCGGATTGTGTTCTGGGTGAATGAGGAGAATGGTGGCGCGGGTGGACGGGCTTATCGCGAGTGGATCGGCGACAAGATCGGCAACCAGGTGGCCGCGATTGAGATGGATGGCGGTGCGGAGAAGCCGCTGGGAATCGGCTATGGCGGGTTTGGCGGGCCGCGGCGGCCTGCTCCTCCGGCCCCGGGCGCTGCGGTTGCTCCGGCTGCGGGCCGTGGTGCGGGGTTCGATGTGAGCTCGCTGTCTGCGGATGAGAAGCAGTCGTTTGTGTACCTGCAGGACATCGTTTCGTTGCTGGGATCGATTGGGACCGACTCGGTTTCTCCGGGCGGCGGCGGGTCGGATATTGGACCGATTACGGCTGATGGTGTGCCCGCGCTGAGCCCGCATACGGTAGGCGATCACTACTTCGACTGGCACCACACGGAGGCGGATACGCTGGATAAAGTGGATCCTGATTCGTTCAAGAAGAATACAGCGATGCTGTCCGTTGTGGCCTATGTGCTGGCCGATATGGATGGCAAGTTGGCAGGGCGGAAGTCTACGTTCCGCGA